Proteins encoded together in one Janthinobacterium tructae window:
- a CDS encoding ABC transporter substrate-binding protein has product MKRTYTRIAMAALVASAWMTQASADEFLVGAEIPLTGNLARVGAGMQEGIMVAAEVFNKTNGKHTIKIITVDDESAPAKAIAAVEKLASQGVVAITGGYGSNNISPASDTANKLGLVYITSGGVDDSLVASGRKNFFRINNTAGYEKAMLGLLQDVGAKSVSIVYSTKDATTGLAKDVEKALTAKGVKVTTHSFDPAITDFKPIINKIKLQDKSEVVAMVGYENDYVGIIRAARVLKPKIKAMVGVWSLATPKMAADFPDLMPNVFGTALLPFPTEFKTADGKAFSDAYKQLYKKEPDYLGQFGYVQSMLLFEAIARAADKGTIKKGGVAEEMRKTDRETLIGRVQFAANGDNQNFVHRMAQHQDKKVVIVWPKEHATGKLAYPALPW; this is encoded by the coding sequence ATGAAACGCACCTACACACGCATCGCCATGGCAGCGCTGGTTGCCAGCGCCTGGATGACGCAGGCCAGCGCCGACGAATTCCTGGTCGGCGCGGAAATCCCGCTGACGGGCAACCTGGCGCGGGTCGGCGCCGGCATGCAGGAGGGGATCATGGTCGCGGCCGAGGTCTTCAACAAGACCAACGGCAAGCACACCATCAAGATCATCACCGTCGACGACGAATCGGCGCCCGCCAAGGCCATCGCCGCCGTGGAAAAGCTGGCCAGCCAGGGCGTGGTGGCCATCACTGGCGGCTATGGTTCGAACAATATCTCGCCCGCCTCGGACACGGCGAACAAACTGGGCCTGGTCTACATCACCTCGGGCGGCGTGGACGACAGCCTGGTGGCCAGCGGGCGCAAGAATTTTTTCCGCATCAATAACACGGCCGGCTATGAGAAAGCCATGCTGGGACTACTGCAGGACGTGGGCGCCAAGTCCGTCTCCATCGTGTATTCGACCAAGGACGCCACCACGGGCCTGGCGAAGGACGTGGAGAAAGCCCTGACGGCCAAAGGCGTGAAGGTGACGACGCACTCGTTCGACCCGGCCATTACCGACTTCAAGCCCATCATCAACAAGATCAAGCTGCAGGATAAATCGGAAGTGGTGGCCATGGTCGGCTACGAAAACGATTACGTGGGCATCATCCGCGCCGCCCGCGTGCTCAAACCAAAAATCAAGGCCATGGTGGGCGTATGGTCGCTGGCCACGCCGAAAATGGCGGCCGACTTCCCCGACCTGATGCCGAATGTATTCGGCACGGCCCTGCTGCCCTTCCCCACGGAATTCAAGACAGCCGACGGCAAGGCCTTCAGTGATGCCTACAAGCAGCTGTACAAGAAGGAGCCAGACTACCTGGGCCAGTTCGGCTATGTGCAGTCGATGCTGCTGTTCGAAGCCATCGCGCGCGCGGCCGACAAGGGCACCATCAAAAAAGGCGGCGTGGCCGAGGAAATGCGCAAGACGGACCGCGAAACCCTGATCGGCCGGGTCCAGTTCGCCGCGAATGGCGACAACCAGAACTTCGTGCACCGCATGGCGCAGCACCAGGACAAGAAAGTGGTGATCGTCTGGCCGAAAGAACACGCGACGGGCAAGCTGGCCTATCCAGCCCTGCCCTGGTAA
- a CDS encoding class I adenylate-forming enzyme family protein, with amino-acid sequence MDIPALLAGLPARLSAIPAHWAARAPDAPALHEGGRHWTYAQLQHSVESAAQLLRQLDVRAGDRLMVVGENCALQVALIFACASIDAWIVNVNARLSAREIDTIAGHCSARRLLFLAGASPEAAAHAARLGAASATVDGMGELLAGESNDAAIAEATVPGNEQVAALIYTTGTTGQSKGVMLTHRNLLFIAAVSSTLRGLTCSDRAYGVLPISHVYGLASVALGTLYAGAALYLVPRFSVDGLLSALKDDGLTIVQGVPAMYAKLLQTLGGADTPLPTRLRFAYAGGSPLAPSLKREVEKLLGTALHNGYGMTESAPTISQTRLDAPRRDDSVGMPIPGVEVRVVDVAGLDVTPGEPGELWIRGPNIMAGYYREPAMTAATMRDGGWLNTGDMARQEPDGALFIVGRTKELIIRSGFNVYPLEVETALNAHPCVVQSAVVGRTLDDGNEDVIAYVELDPRQPASVAQLQAWLAQTLSPYKCPSAIIVMDALPAAATGKILKGQLRQMAQNAR; translated from the coding sequence ATGGACATTCCCGCCCTGCTGGCCGGATTGCCGGCGCGCCTGTCGGCCATCCCCGCGCACTGGGCGGCGCGCGCGCCGGATGCGCCGGCGCTGCATGAAGGCGGACGGCACTGGACCTACGCGCAGCTGCAGCACAGTGTGGAAAGCGCCGCGCAGCTGCTGCGCCAGCTGGACGTGCGCGCCGGCGACCGCCTGATGGTGGTGGGCGAGAACTGCGCGCTGCAAGTTGCGCTGATCTTTGCTTGCGCCAGCATCGACGCGTGGATCGTCAACGTCAATGCACGGCTGTCGGCGCGCGAGATCGACACCATCGCAGGCCACTGCTCGGCGCGGCGGCTGCTGTTCCTGGCCGGCGCCTCGCCGGAAGCGGCAGCGCATGCTGCACGTCTGGGCGCGGCCAGCGCCACGGTCGACGGCATGGGCGAGCTGCTGGCGGGCGAGTCGAACGACGCAGCCATCGCGGAAGCCACGGTCCCCGGCAACGAACAGGTGGCCGCGCTGATCTACACCACGGGCACCACGGGCCAATCGAAAGGCGTGATGCTGACGCACCGCAACCTGCTGTTCATCGCCGCAGTCTCCAGCACCTTGCGCGGCCTGACGTGCAGCGACCGCGCCTACGGCGTGCTGCCGATTTCGCACGTGTACGGCCTGGCCTCGGTGGCCCTGGGCACCCTGTATGCAGGCGCCGCGCTGTACCTGGTGCCGCGCTTTTCCGTCGATGGCCTGCTCTCGGCCCTGAAGGATGACGGCTTGACCATCGTCCAGGGCGTGCCCGCCATGTACGCCAAGCTGCTGCAAACCCTGGGCGGCGCCGACACGCCGCTGCCCACGCGGCTGCGCTTTGCGTATGCGGGCGGCTCGCCGCTGGCGCCGTCGCTCAAGCGCGAGGTGGAAAAGCTGCTGGGCACGGCGCTGCACAATGGCTACGGCATGACGGAAAGCGCGCCCACCATCAGCCAGACGCGCCTGGATGCGCCGCGCCGCGACGATTCGGTCGGCATGCCGATCCCGGGCGTGGAAGTGCGCGTGGTGGACGTGGCCGGCCTGGATGTGACGCCGGGCGAGCCGGGAGAATTATGGATACGCGGACCTAACATCATGGCCGGCTACTACCGCGAACCGGCCATGACGGCGGCCACCATGCGCGACGGCGGCTGGCTCAATACGGGCGACATGGCGCGCCAGGAACCGGACGGAGCGTTGTTCATCGTCGGGCGCACCAAGGAACTGATCATCCGCTCCGGCTTCAATGTGTATCCGCTGGAAGTGGAAACGGCGCTCAACGCCCACCCCTGCGTGGTGCAGTCGGCCGTGGTCGGGCGCACCCTGGACGATGGCAACGAGGATGTCATCGCCTACGTGGAGCTCGATCCGCGCCAGCCCGCCAGCGTGGCACAATTACAGGCTTGGCTGGCGCAAACGCTGTCGCCGTACAAGTGCCCGTCCGCCATCATCGTCATGGACGCGCTGCCGGCGGCCGCCACGGGCAAGATTTTAAAGGGGCAACTGCGGCAAATGGCGCAGAATGCACGATAA
- a CDS encoding acyl-CoA dehydrogenase family protein, whose protein sequence is MIRDEETLNILLDSIARFVREVLVPNEALVAETDTIPPAIVAQMRELGLFGLSIPEAYGGLELSMEEEVRVAFEIARTSPAFRSLIGTNNGIGSQGIVIDGTEAQKQYYLPKLAAGEIIGSFALTEAGSGSDAASLRTSAVRDGDFYILNGSKRYITNAPEASIFTVMARTDPVKRGASAISAFIVEKDTPGLSLGKIDRKMGQQGAHTCDVIFENCRVPAANIIGGKEGVGFKTAMKVLDKGRLHIAAVCVGAAERMLADALAYAMERQQFGQPIAEFQLIQAMLADSKAEIYAARSMVLDAARRRDNKEDISTEASCCKLFASEMCGRVADRSVQIHGGAGYISEYAAERFYRDVRLFRIYEGTTQIQQIVIARNMIKAAQK, encoded by the coding sequence ATGATACGCGACGAAGAAACCCTGAACATCCTGCTCGACAGCATCGCCCGTTTCGTACGCGAAGTGCTGGTGCCGAACGAGGCGCTGGTGGCCGAAACGGACACGATACCGCCCGCCATCGTGGCGCAGATGCGCGAACTGGGCCTGTTCGGCCTGTCCATCCCGGAAGCCTATGGCGGCCTGGAACTGAGCATGGAAGAGGAAGTGCGGGTCGCATTTGAAATCGCCCGCACCTCGCCCGCCTTCCGCTCGCTGATCGGCACGAACAACGGCATCGGCTCGCAAGGCATCGTCATCGACGGCACGGAAGCGCAAAAACAATACTATCTGCCCAAGCTGGCGGCTGGCGAGATCATCGGCTCGTTCGCCCTGACGGAAGCGGGATCCGGCTCCGACGCGGCGTCCCTGCGCACGAGCGCCGTGCGCGACGGCGATTTTTATATCCTCAACGGCAGCAAGCGCTATATCACCAACGCGCCCGAAGCCAGCATCTTCACGGTGATGGCGCGCACGGACCCCGTCAAGCGGGGCGCCTCGGCCATTTCCGCCTTCATCGTGGAAAAGGATACGCCGGGCCTCTCGCTGGGCAAAATCGACAGGAAGATGGGCCAGCAAGGCGCGCATACCTGCGATGTCATCTTTGAAAACTGCCGCGTGCCGGCCGCGAACATCATCGGCGGCAAGGAAGGCGTAGGCTTCAAGACGGCCATGAAGGTGCTCGACAAGGGCCGCCTGCACATCGCCGCCGTCTGCGTGGGCGCGGCCGAACGCATGCTGGCCGACGCCCTGGCGTATGCCATGGAACGCCAGCAGTTCGGCCAGCCCATCGCCGAGTTCCAGCTGATCCAGGCCATGCTGGCCGACAGCAAGGCCGAGATTTACGCGGCGCGCAGCATGGTGCTCGATGCCGCGCGCCGGCGCGACAACAAGGAAGACATTTCGACGGAAGCGTCGTGCTGCAAGCTGTTCGCCTCCGAAATGTGCGGCAGAGTGGCTGACCGCTCGGTGCAAATCCACGGCGGCGCCGGCTACATCAGCGAATACGCAGCCGAGCGCTTCTACCGCGACGTGCGCCTGTTCCGCATCTACGAAGGCACGACGCAGATCCAGCAGATCGTCATCGCCCGCAACATGATCAAGGCAGCACAAAAGTGA
- a CDS encoding IclR family transcriptional regulator has protein sequence MSNTQTAADPELIVFSDDEEAKDRQFVNALARGLEVLRCFRPGEVYLSNADMAKRTGIPKPTISRLTYTLTKLGYLNYSDSLGKYQLGAGVLALGYRMLSNLDVRKMARALMEELAEHAQASVSLGTRDRLSMVYVETCRSSANVTLRLDVGSRIPLMTTAMGKALLCILPQAERDYLMDHARLHETQRWPRIKAGIEQGFKDYQDRGFCISAGEWQNDVHAVGVPMLGADGEQVMAFNCGGPAFLLSREKLEGDLGPRLVALVKTVEKNLGRG, from the coding sequence ATGAGCAATACTCAGACCGCAGCCGATCCGGAACTCATCGTCTTCAGCGATGACGAAGAAGCCAAGGACCGCCAGTTCGTCAACGCGCTGGCGCGCGGCCTGGAAGTGCTGCGGTGCTTTCGCCCCGGCGAAGTCTATCTGTCGAATGCGGACATGGCCAAGCGCACGGGCATCCCGAAACCGACGATTTCGCGCCTCACCTATACCCTCACCAAACTCGGCTACCTGAATTACTCGGACAGCCTGGGCAAGTACCAGCTGGGCGCCGGCGTGCTGGCCCTCGGCTACCGCATGCTGTCGAACCTCGACGTGCGCAAGATGGCGCGCGCGCTGATGGAGGAGCTGGCCGAGCATGCGCAGGCCTCCGTCTCGCTGGGCACGCGCGACCGCCTCAGCATGGTCTACGTGGAAACCTGCCGCAGCAGCGCCAACGTCACCCTGCGCCTCGACGTCGGTTCGCGCATCCCCCTGATGACGACGGCCATGGGCAAGGCCCTGCTGTGCATCCTGCCGCAGGCCGAGCGCGACTACCTGATGGACCATGCGCGCCTGCACGAGACGCAGCGCTGGCCGCGCATCAAGGCCGGCATCGAGCAAGGCTTCAAAGATTATCAGGACCGGGGCTTTTGCATCTCGGCCGGCGAATGGCAGAACGACGTGCATGCGGTGGGCGTGCCCATGCTGGGTGCCGACGGCGAACAGGTCATGGCCTTCAATTGCGGCGGCCCCGCCTTTTTGCTGTCGCGTGAAAAACTCGAAGGTGACCTGGGACCGCGCCTGGTCGCCCTGGTCAAGACAGTGGAAAAAAACCTGGGACGCGGTTAG
- a CDS encoding TonB-dependent receptor plug domain-containing protein — translation MTMVKQVMAGAVMLALVQQAAGKEDADAAAPFVLGTVTVIGQRDQLGQVGEQQVGSQVSRAEMRRFNRDNVGDALNLLSGVSLSTNSRNEKTVAIRGFDARQVPLYIDGIPVYVPYDGYVDFNRFTTADLAAIQVAKGFSSVAYGANTLGGAINLISRKPAARLEGDTSIGFGSGSERQVSANVGTNRGLWYLQAGVSYIDSDGFPMSSDFRPTATEDGGTRNNAYRKDHKLSFKMGYTPVGGDEYALSYYKQHGEKGQPPSTNPVGARYWQWPYWNKESVYFVSQTRLGQQERLKLRLYHDSYDNEITSFTNGSYATLKTSGQGSVSGGRSIYNDRTNGGAVELESFRLAAHSLRVVASVKADEHQELDARGVRNTWYKDALWTLGAEDSIALNAATELSLGASRNALRPDTVYSAGNAYTLPSNQSATDLQAGLFHKIGLDARVYATVARKSRLPTLKDRYSQRLGTYIENPALRAEEAMNYELGYQGNAQGLVLEAALFYSDVKDKIQSVANVSGVRAQMQNAGRAHISGVELGLRGRAGAWLDFGGNYTYTDMKNVSDRAIRLTDVPRHKLTAHAVLHAARQVDVVAIAESNSGRWVSNTLELGGFTTLNLKAVYRPLPALTLEAGVANLGDRNYALSDGFPGAGRTWLANAQVQF, via the coding sequence ATGACGATGGTGAAACAGGTAATGGCGGGCGCCGTGATGCTGGCGCTGGTGCAGCAGGCCGCTGGCAAGGAAGACGCGGATGCGGCGGCGCCGTTCGTGCTGGGCACGGTGACGGTGATCGGCCAGCGCGACCAGCTGGGGCAAGTAGGCGAGCAGCAGGTGGGGTCGCAAGTGAGCCGCGCCGAGATGCGCCGCTTTAACCGCGACAACGTGGGCGATGCCCTCAATCTGCTGTCGGGCGTGTCGCTGTCGACCAATTCGCGCAACGAAAAAACCGTCGCCATCCGCGGCTTCGATGCGCGCCAGGTGCCGCTGTACATCGACGGCATTCCCGTCTACGTGCCGTATGACGGCTACGTCGATTTCAACCGCTTCACGACGGCCGACCTGGCCGCCATCCAAGTGGCCAAGGGCTTCAGCTCCGTGGCCTACGGCGCCAATACCCTGGGCGGCGCCATCAACTTGATCTCGCGCAAACCCGCGGCGCGCCTTGAGGGTGATACCTCGATCGGTTTCGGCTCGGGCAGCGAGCGCCAGGTATCGGCCAACGTGGGCACCAACCGGGGCCTGTGGTATCTGCAGGCGGGCGTGTCATACATCGACAGCGACGGTTTCCCCATGTCGTCCGACTTCCGCCCCACGGCCACGGAAGACGGCGGCACGCGCAACAATGCATATCGCAAGGACCATAAGCTGTCGTTCAAGATGGGTTACACGCCCGTGGGTGGTGATGAGTACGCGCTCAGCTACTACAAGCAGCATGGCGAAAAGGGCCAGCCGCCATCGACCAACCCCGTCGGTGCGCGCTACTGGCAATGGCCGTACTGGAACAAGGAAAGCGTGTATTTCGTCTCGCAGACGCGCCTGGGCCAGCAGGAACGCCTGAAATTACGGCTGTACCACGACAGCTACGACAATGAAATCACCTCGTTTACCAATGGCAGCTACGCGACCCTGAAAACCAGCGGCCAGGGCAGTGTCAGCGGCGGGCGCAGCATCTATAACGACCGCACGAACGGCGGCGCGGTGGAACTTGAATCGTTCCGCCTGGCCGCGCACAGCCTGCGCGTCGTTGCCAGCGTCAAGGCTGACGAGCACCAGGAACTCGATGCCAGGGGCGTGCGCAATACCTGGTACAAGGATGCCCTGTGGACCCTGGGTGCGGAAGACAGCATCGCCCTCAATGCGGCGACGGAACTGTCGCTGGGCGCCTCGCGCAATGCACTGCGCCCGGATACCGTCTACAGCGCCGGCAATGCGTATACCTTGCCGAGTAATCAATCGGCCACCGATCTGCAGGCGGGCCTGTTCCACAAGATCGGTCTTGATGCGCGCGTGTATGCCACCGTGGCGCGCAAGTCGCGCCTGCCGACCCTGAAGGACCGCTACTCGCAGCGCCTGGGCACGTATATCGAAAACCCGGCCTTGCGCGCGGAGGAGGCGATGAATTATGAGCTGGGGTATCAAGGCAATGCGCAAGGCCTGGTGCTGGAGGCGGCGCTGTTCTACAGCGACGTGAAGGACAAGATCCAGAGCGTGGCGAACGTCTCGGGCGTGCGCGCGCAGATGCAGAACGCGGGCCGGGCGCATATCAGCGGCGTGGAACTGGGCTTGCGCGGCCGCGCCGGCGCCTGGCTCGATTTCGGCGGCAACTACACGTATACGGACATGAAGAATGTCAGCGACCGCGCCATCCGCCTGACGGACGTGCCGCGCCACAAGCTGACGGCGCACGCCGTGCTGCACGCGGCGCGCCAGGTCGACGTGGTGGCCATCGCTGAATCGAACAGCGGGCGCTGGGTCTCGAACACCCTGGAACTTGGCGGTTTTACGACGCTGAACCTGAAGGCCGTGTACCGCCCCTTGCCGGCATTGACGCTGGAAGCGGGCGTGGCGAACCTGGGTGACCGCAATTACGCGCTGTCCGACGGCTTCCCCGGCGCCGGGCGCACCTGGCTGGCCAATGCACAGGTCCAATTCTGA